A window of the Triplophysa rosa linkage group LG23, Trosa_1v2, whole genome shotgun sequence genome harbors these coding sequences:
- the mastl gene encoding serine/threonine-protein kinase greatwall isoform X2 has protein sequence MEAQAVSSECSNSAVKAPSIEEFGLVKPISRGAFGKVYLARKKCNSKLYAIKVVKKADMVDKNMTDQMRAERDALALSKSPFIVHLFYSLQTATKVYLVMEYLIGGDVKSLLHIYGYFEEDMALKYTSEVALALDYLHRHGIIHRDLKPDNMLISNEGHLKLTDFGLSKVKLDRELNLMDILTTPSLVKPKKDYFRTPGQVLSLISSLGLNTPVIEGKRHSSKVLGSPMSCGKVKQRKSFLCSPLLKKRVEYLNSPVCSGQAIGYNSVFSPGMLAKSLTPRLMKSRRRFGTLSVGSASCLLPSTTDSEDCVSPMWEDEQKLQDGESLPQLLPQHGKARDIPLAPVERKMLATRARDHSSVLTPLDNQMDLDTNIKADISTKRLQFNATNQCATPLGESVPRQSAGDGLVKPESPAEPKSSVKRGFEEVEKSPEQAESHSKKNDAVYKRCFQIPESTSIAHTGLTGIFSIVGLDDDKSGPICQQLSERMGPKQCSPVAKTLFRDLEDQDDDQKAEALPTSPRNIRKSLSLDSDDSAHEMSLVGNTPQKATETKKTALASSFEELDENEISAVTPVARPAMATPKHSSVKQWRGEFDGSLIDHGLSSSILKSPGFLKPKNVVAFRSYCSSINRSCNSHLSLVSLDGMETPASASFHSAPSVVTPVQKKRPSLSGSLYQTPQQMVTSHTPYRTPKSVRRGPERVEEAPILGTPDYLAPELLVGKPHDFMVDWWALGVCLFEFLTGVPPFNDETPQLVFQNILNRDIPWPDGDEELTQNARNAIESLLTMDSTKRVSLKELKDHAFFEGMDWENLHTQNMPFIPQPEDETDTSYFEARNTAQHLTVSGFSL, from the exons ATGGAAGCACAGGCGGTATCATCTGAATGTTCAAACAGTGCCGTGAAAGCTCCCTCCATCGAGGAGTTTGGGCTGGTCAAACCCATCAGTCGAGGAGCCTTTGGGAAGGTTTACCTCGCCAGAAAGAAATGCAACTCCAAACTCTACGCAATCAAG GTGGTGAAGAAAGCAGACATGGTGGATAAAAACATGACCGATCAGATGAGAGCTGAGAGAGATGCTCTGGCTCTCAGTAAAAGTCCTTTCATCGTGCACCTGTTTTATTCCCTTCAAACAGCAACCAAAGTCTATCTG GTGATGGAGTATCTGATCGGAGGAGACGTGAAATCTTTACTTCACATCTACGGGTACTTTGAAGAAGACATGGCTTTGAAATACACCTCAGAGGTCGCACTCGCTCTGGATTACCTTCACAGACACGGCATCATTCATAG GGACCTGAAACCAGACAATATGCTCATCTCTAATGAGGGCCACCTTAAGCTCACAGACTTTGGGCTTTCTAAAGTCAAACTTGACAGGG AGCTGAACCTGATGGATATTTTAACCACACCGTCCTTGGTGAAACCTAAGAAAGATTATTTCAGAACACCGGGTCAAGTTTTGTCATTAATAAGCTCACTTGGACTC AATACTCCAGTAATCGAGGGTAAACGTCACAGCAGCAAGGTGTTGGGCAGCCCCATGTCCTGTGGGAAAGTCAAACAGAGGAAGAGTTTTCTATGTTCACCTCTACTGAAGAAAAGAGTCGAGTACTTGAATTCTCCAGTATGCTCAGGCCAAGCTATAG gATACAACAGTGTGTTCAGTCCTGGCATGTTGGCTAAGAGTTTGACACCAAGGCTGATGAAATCGAGGAGGAGATTTGGGACGCTAAGTGTCGGAAGTGCATCGTGTCTGTTACCATCCACTACAGATTCCGAGGACTGTGTCAGTCCCATGTGGGAGGATGAACAG AAATTACAAGACGGTGAGAGCCTTCCTCAATTACTTCCTCAACATGGAAAGGCAAGAGACATTCCCCTAGCACCCGTGGAAAGGAAGATGCTTGCGACACGAGCTCGAGATCACAGCAGTGTTTTGACTCCACTTGATAACCAAATGGATCTTGACACAAATATCAAAGCAGATATTTCTACAAAGAGACTCCAGTTCAACGCAACCAACCAATGTGCCACACCGTTGGGTGAGTCTGTTCCCCGTCAGTCAGCTGGGGACGGTCTCGTAAAACCAGAGTCACCAGCGGAGCCTAAATCCTCAGTGAAGAGAGGCTTTGAAGAAGTAGAAAAAAGCCCAGAGCAAGCTGAAAGCCATTCCAAGAAGAACGATGCCGTGTACAAGAGATGTTTCCAGATTCCTGAGAGCACTTCGATAGCCCACACGGGTCTGACGGGAATTTTCTCCATTGTTGGGCTGGATGACGATAAAAGCGGTCCGATATGTCAGCAGTTGAGCGAGAGAATGGGTCCAAAGCAGTGCAGTCCCGTTGCCAAAACTCTCTTTCGCGACCTGGAAGATCAAGACGATGATCAGAAAGCAGAAGCCTTGCCGACCTCACCGCGAAATATCAGGAAAAGTCTGAGTTTGGACTCGGATGACTCGGCCCATGAAATGTCATTGGTCGGTAACACGCCTCAAAAAGCCACAGAAACCAAAAAAACAGCTTTGGCGTCCTCTTTTGAGGAACTGGATGAGAACGAGATTTCTGCAGTCACACCGGTGGCCCGACCGGCGATGGCCACGCCAAAGCACAGCAGCGTGAAACAGTGGAGAGGTGAATTTGATGGTTCTCTTATTGACCACGGGTTATCCAGCAGTATCCTCAAATCTCCAGGATTCCTCAAACCCAAGAACGTAGTTGCGTTCAGAAGCTATTGCAGCTCTATAAACCGCTCGTGTAATTCGCATCTCAGCCTGGTGTCTTTGGATGGGATGGAGACGCCAGCTTCAGCTTCATTTCACAGTGCTCCATCTGTTGTGACTCCAGTCCAGAAGAAAAGACCCAGTCTGAGCGGCTCACTTTACCAG ACTCCACAGCAGATGGTGACGTCTCATACTCCTTATAGGACACCAAAGAGTGTCCGTCGAGGCCCAGAACGTGTGGAAGAGGCTCCTATCCTGGGAACTCCTGATTATCTGGCACCAGAACTTCTGGTGGGCAAACCTCATG ATTTCATGGTGGATTGGTGGGCTTTAGGGGTCTGTCTGTTTGAGTTCCTCACTGGAGTTCCTCCCTTCAATGATGAGACTCCTCAGCTGGTCTTCCAGAACATTCTTAACAGAG ATATACCCTGGCCAGATGGAGATGAGGAGTTAACCCAGAATGCAAGAAATGCAATCGAGAGTCTTCTCACCATGGATTCAACCAAACGTGTCAGCTTAAAAG aaCTGAAGGATCATGCGTTCTTTGAGGGTATGGATTGGGAAAATCTTCACACTCAGAACATGCCCTTCATCCCTCAGCCCGAAGATGAGACGGACACTTCATATTTTGAGGCGAGAAACACAGCTCAACACCTCACTGTATCAGGCTTCAGtctgtaa
- the mastl gene encoding serine/threonine-protein kinase greatwall isoform X1 translates to MEAQAVSSECSNSAVKAPSIEEFGLVKPISRGAFGKVYLARKKCNSKLYAIKVVKKADMVDKNMTDQMRAERDALALSKSPFIVHLFYSLQTATKVYLVMEYLIGGDVKSLLHIYGYFEEDMALKYTSEVALALDYLHRHGIIHRDLKPDNMLISNEGHLKLTDFGLSKVKLDRELNLMDILTTPSLVKPKKDYFRTPGQVLSLISSLGLNTPVIEGKRHSSKVLGSPMSCGKVKQRKSFLCSPLLKKRVEYLNSPVCSGQAIGYNSVFSPGMLAKSLTPRLMKSRRRFGTLSVGSASCLLPSTTDSEDCVSPMWEDEQKLQDGESLPQLLPQHGKARDIPLAPVERKMLATRARDHSSVLTPLDNQMDLDTNIKADISTKRLQFNATNQCATPLGESVPRQSAGDGLVKPESPAEPKSSVKRGFEEVEKSPEQAESHSKKNDAVYKRCFQIPESTSIAHTGLTGIFSIVGLDDDKSGPICQQLSERMGPKQCSPVAKTLFRDLEDQDDDQKAEALPTSPRNIRKSLSLDSDDSAHEMSLVGNTPQKATETKKTALASSFEELDENEISAVTPVARPAMATPKHSSVKQWRGEFDGSLIDHGLSSSILKSPGFLKPKNVVAFRSYCSSINRSCNSHLSLVSLDGMETPASASFHSAPSVVTPVQKKRPSLSGSLYQTPQQMVTSHTPYRTPKSVRRGPERVEEAPILGTPDYLAPELLVGKPHVPGSVGCDFMVDWWALGVCLFEFLTGVPPFNDETPQLVFQNILNRDIPWPDGDEELTQNARNAIESLLTMDSTKRVSLKELKDHAFFEGMDWENLHTQNMPFIPQPEDETDTSYFEARNTAQHLTVSGFSL, encoded by the exons ATGGAAGCACAGGCGGTATCATCTGAATGTTCAAACAGTGCCGTGAAAGCTCCCTCCATCGAGGAGTTTGGGCTGGTCAAACCCATCAGTCGAGGAGCCTTTGGGAAGGTTTACCTCGCCAGAAAGAAATGCAACTCCAAACTCTACGCAATCAAG GTGGTGAAGAAAGCAGACATGGTGGATAAAAACATGACCGATCAGATGAGAGCTGAGAGAGATGCTCTGGCTCTCAGTAAAAGTCCTTTCATCGTGCACCTGTTTTATTCCCTTCAAACAGCAACCAAAGTCTATCTG GTGATGGAGTATCTGATCGGAGGAGACGTGAAATCTTTACTTCACATCTACGGGTACTTTGAAGAAGACATGGCTTTGAAATACACCTCAGAGGTCGCACTCGCTCTGGATTACCTTCACAGACACGGCATCATTCATAG GGACCTGAAACCAGACAATATGCTCATCTCTAATGAGGGCCACCTTAAGCTCACAGACTTTGGGCTTTCTAAAGTCAAACTTGACAGGG AGCTGAACCTGATGGATATTTTAACCACACCGTCCTTGGTGAAACCTAAGAAAGATTATTTCAGAACACCGGGTCAAGTTTTGTCATTAATAAGCTCACTTGGACTC AATACTCCAGTAATCGAGGGTAAACGTCACAGCAGCAAGGTGTTGGGCAGCCCCATGTCCTGTGGGAAAGTCAAACAGAGGAAGAGTTTTCTATGTTCACCTCTACTGAAGAAAAGAGTCGAGTACTTGAATTCTCCAGTATGCTCAGGCCAAGCTATAG gATACAACAGTGTGTTCAGTCCTGGCATGTTGGCTAAGAGTTTGACACCAAGGCTGATGAAATCGAGGAGGAGATTTGGGACGCTAAGTGTCGGAAGTGCATCGTGTCTGTTACCATCCACTACAGATTCCGAGGACTGTGTCAGTCCCATGTGGGAGGATGAACAG AAATTACAAGACGGTGAGAGCCTTCCTCAATTACTTCCTCAACATGGAAAGGCAAGAGACATTCCCCTAGCACCCGTGGAAAGGAAGATGCTTGCGACACGAGCTCGAGATCACAGCAGTGTTTTGACTCCACTTGATAACCAAATGGATCTTGACACAAATATCAAAGCAGATATTTCTACAAAGAGACTCCAGTTCAACGCAACCAACCAATGTGCCACACCGTTGGGTGAGTCTGTTCCCCGTCAGTCAGCTGGGGACGGTCTCGTAAAACCAGAGTCACCAGCGGAGCCTAAATCCTCAGTGAAGAGAGGCTTTGAAGAAGTAGAAAAAAGCCCAGAGCAAGCTGAAAGCCATTCCAAGAAGAACGATGCCGTGTACAAGAGATGTTTCCAGATTCCTGAGAGCACTTCGATAGCCCACACGGGTCTGACGGGAATTTTCTCCATTGTTGGGCTGGATGACGATAAAAGCGGTCCGATATGTCAGCAGTTGAGCGAGAGAATGGGTCCAAAGCAGTGCAGTCCCGTTGCCAAAACTCTCTTTCGCGACCTGGAAGATCAAGACGATGATCAGAAAGCAGAAGCCTTGCCGACCTCACCGCGAAATATCAGGAAAAGTCTGAGTTTGGACTCGGATGACTCGGCCCATGAAATGTCATTGGTCGGTAACACGCCTCAAAAAGCCACAGAAACCAAAAAAACAGCTTTGGCGTCCTCTTTTGAGGAACTGGATGAGAACGAGATTTCTGCAGTCACACCGGTGGCCCGACCGGCGATGGCCACGCCAAAGCACAGCAGCGTGAAACAGTGGAGAGGTGAATTTGATGGTTCTCTTATTGACCACGGGTTATCCAGCAGTATCCTCAAATCTCCAGGATTCCTCAAACCCAAGAACGTAGTTGCGTTCAGAAGCTATTGCAGCTCTATAAACCGCTCGTGTAATTCGCATCTCAGCCTGGTGTCTTTGGATGGGATGGAGACGCCAGCTTCAGCTTCATTTCACAGTGCTCCATCTGTTGTGACTCCAGTCCAGAAGAAAAGACCCAGTCTGAGCGGCTCACTTTACCAG ACTCCACAGCAGATGGTGACGTCTCATACTCCTTATAGGACACCAAAGAGTGTCCGTCGAGGCCCAGAACGTGTGGAAGAGGCTCCTATCCTGGGAACTCCTGATTATCTGGCACCAGAACTTCTGGTGGGCAAACCTCATG TTCCAGGGTCTGTAGGATGTG ATTTCATGGTGGATTGGTGGGCTTTAGGGGTCTGTCTGTTTGAGTTCCTCACTGGAGTTCCTCCCTTCAATGATGAGACTCCTCAGCTGGTCTTCCAGAACATTCTTAACAGAG ATATACCCTGGCCAGATGGAGATGAGGAGTTAACCCAGAATGCAAGAAATGCAATCGAGAGTCTTCTCACCATGGATTCAACCAAACGTGTCAGCTTAAAAG aaCTGAAGGATCATGCGTTCTTTGAGGGTATGGATTGGGAAAATCTTCACACTCAGAACATGCCCTTCATCCCTCAGCCCGAAGATGAGACGGACACTTCATATTTTGAGGCGAGAAACACAGCTCAACACCTCACTGTATCAGGCTTCAGtctgtaa
- the pcolce2b gene encoding procollagen C-endopeptidase enhancer 2b, which produces MWNICGVLIAWALLLHVRAQSQTRQTFACGGNITGESGVIGSQGYPGVYPPNTKCVWRITVPDGKVVVLSFRSLDLESDNLCRYDYVDFYSGHANVQRLGRFCGTFRPGALVSTSNKMLLQMVSDANTAGSGFLAVYSAAYPHERGDQYCGGRLVKPMGTFKTPNWPYKDYPAGVTCSWHIVAPKKQIIEVKFEKFDVERDNYCRYDYVAIFNGGEINDSKRIGKYCGDSPPAPVLSEGNQLFIQFLSDLSLTADGFIGHYKFRPKKFPTTTVPPTTTAPPTTTRPIRK; this is translated from the exons ATGTGGAATATCTGTGGTGTCCTGATCGCCTGGGCTCTGCTGCTGCATGTCCGAGCCCAGTCTCAAACCAG ACAGACATTCGCATGTGGTGGGAATATAACAGGAGAGTCGGGTGTTATCGGCAGTCAGGGTTATCCTGGAGTCTATCCACCCAACACCAAATGTGTGTGGAGAATTACA GTTCCAGATGGCAAAGTGGTTGTCCTGTCATTCAGGTCCCTTGATTTAGAGAGTGACAACCTGTGCAGGTACGATTATGTGGATTTTTACAGTGGTCACGCCAATGTCCAGCGTCTCGGCCGCTTCTGCGGGACGTTTAGACCAGGAGCTCTTGTTTCCACAAGCAACAAGATGCTTCTACAGATGGTGTCTGATGCTAACACAGCTGGCAGCGGTTTTCTGGCTGTGTACTCCGCTGCCTACCCACATGAACGAG GGGATCAGTACTGCGGTGGCAGATTAGTGAAGCCAATGGGAACCTTCAAGACCCCTAACTGGCCATATAAAGACTATCCCGCCGGAGTCACGTGTTCCTGGCATATAGTGGCCCCAAAAAAACAG ATCATTGAGGTGAAATTTGAGAAATTCGATGTGGAGAGGGACAACTACTGCCGTTACGATTACGTCGCCATTTTTAACGGAGGAGAAATCAACGACTCCAAAAGAATTGGGAAATACTGTGGAGACAGTCCACCAGC GCCTGTGCTTTCCGAGGGGAATCAGCTCTTCATACAGTTTCTCTCCGATCTCAGTTTAACAGCAGATGGTTTTATTGGTCATTACAAATTTAGACCAAAAAAGTTTCCCACCACAACTGTCCCACCGACCACAACAGCCCCGCCCACTACCACCAGACCCATACGTAAGTAG